From Oncorhynchus masou masou isolate Uvic2021 chromosome 7, UVic_Omas_1.1, whole genome shotgun sequence, one genomic window encodes:
- the LOC135542909 gene encoding zinc finger protein 654-like, translated as MSTRRHKEAVLTQECFSQLERHQNIHLLQVGQIIREKGPWTNPILQAILKDSQLPRDEVDRYLSSEVPVFFELRVRYLLSSEMFTEAVVLAKTCSQHPVAGRHLFFRQAYLTCLLKASLPRHMHEEMSDIDGKDAVDIVCNTESEESDETLLALCTAFLSQQLHRETCTACGEARHCLYTSHRSVFYTGGDMYCMW; from the exons ATGTCAACAAGACGACACAAAGAGGCTGTGTTGACTCAG GAATGCTTTTCCCAGCTGGAGAGACACCAGAACATCCACCTGCTGCAGGTGGGACAGATCATCAGAGAGAAGGGACCGTGGACCAACCCCATACTACAGGCCATCCTGAAGGACTCACAACTGCCCCGGGATGAAG tggaCCGGTACCTCAGCTCAGAGGTGCCAGTGTTCTTTGAGCTGCGTGTTCGTTACCTGCTGTCCAGTGAGATGTTCACCGAGGCGGTGGTCTTGGCTAAGACCTGCTCTCAGCACCCCGTTGCCGGGCGACACCTCTTCTTCCGACAGGCCTACCTCACCTGTCTGTTGAAGGCATCGCTCCCTCGCCATATGCACGAAGAG ATGTCTGACATCGACGGTAAGGACGCTGTGGATATCGTGTGTAACACGGAGAGTGAGGAGAGCGACGAGACGCTCCTGGCCCTCTGCACGGCCTTCCTCTCTCAGCAGCTACACCGGGAGACATGTACTGCATGTGGTGAGGCTCGTCACTGTCTATACACATCAcaccggtctgtgttctacacCGGGGGAGACATGTACTGCATGTGGTGA